The uncultured Desulfatiglans sp. DNA window CGCGGGCGGGTTGCACGGTGTCGTCACCGGCCTGGCAGACGACGTCGTCACGATCGAAATCGCCCCCAAAGTGCGGGTCAAGATATCCAGAGGATCCGTTTCCGGGATCATCGGCAGAGAGTCGGCCTAGGATCCGCCGACGCAGCCTTTGCGGCTGCCGGGCGACATCGCATTTCTCGAACGACCAGGAGTAAACCGTGTCAAAAAGCTTGAGTTGGCGTAGCGCATTGGCTGGGCTCGTCCTGTTGGCGGCCTTGATCTATCTGACCCCTTCTCTCACGAGCACCCTCCCCGACTGGTGGTCGCGGGTCCTCCCCGATGATCGCATCCGTCTGGGTCTCGATCTACAGGGGGGCATCCATCTGGTCCTGGAAGTGGAAGTGGATAAAGCCGTGGAAAGCCACCTGGAGCGGACTGTCGAAGAGTTGAAGGGCGATCTGCGCAAGGAGAAACTCCGCTATCAGGCGATCGAACGAACCGGTCTCGACGGGATTGAGGTCATGATGATGCGCGCAGAAGACGTCCAGACCTTCAGGGACACCGTCGGGATGATCTATTCCGATTTCGATATCAAGACAGGCGGAGAGGAAGACGGCCATCCCGTCATGCTGTTGATGCTCCAAGCAAACGCCCGCAAGCGCATCAAGGAGATGGCGGTCGATCAGGCCCTGGAGACCATCCGCAACCGGATCGATCAGTTCGGTGTCACAGAACCCGAAATCCGCCCCCAGGAAGACCACCGTATCCTGGTTCAGCTGCCGGGGGTCAGCGATCCCAAACGGGCGATCGAATTGATCGGCAAGACCGCGCTTCTCGAATTCAAACTGGTGGACGAAGACCATAGTCTGGACGAAGCCCTCGAGGGGAACATCCCGCCCGGTAGCGAGATCCTCTATGAAAGCCCGCCTGCCACGGGTTCGCCGGACCGGCGCCGAATTCCATACCTGCTCAAGAAAAGGGCGGTCCTGACCGGAGAGTACATCACCGATGCCCGTGTCGCCATTGACAGCCAGTACAACGAACCCTACGTTTCCCTGTCTTTCGATACCCGCGGAGCCAGGCTCTTCGAGCAGATCACCGGAGAAAACATCAAGAAGCGGCTGGCCATCGTCCTGGACAACAACGTCTATTCCGCACCAGTCATCCAGGACAAGATCGCCGGCGGCAAGGCCCAGATTACAGGCCGCTTCACCATGGATGAGGCGAAGGACCTCGCCATCGTTTTGCGTGCCGGCGCCCTGCCCGCACCCGTGAAGATCCTCGAGGAAAGGACCGTAGGACCTTCCCTGGGAATGGATTCCATCCAGAAAGGGATCAAATCCATGCTGATCGGCGGACTGATCGTCATCCTGTTCATGGCCATTTACTATAATCTCTCCGGCCTGATCGCCGATCTTGCCCTTGTCTTGAACATGATCTTCATCATGGCGGGACTCTCCTTTTTCGGCGCCACCCTCACGCTGCCGGGCATCGCCGGGATCATCCTGACCATCGGCATGTCGGTGGATGCCAACGTGCTGATCTTCGAACGTATCCGGGAAGAATCGCGCCTGGGGAAGACGCCCCGCGCCGCCATCGAGGCCGGCTACGGAAAGGCTCTGGTGACGATCCTCGACGCGCAGGTCACCACCCTCATCGGCGCACTGATCCTGTTTCAGTTCGGGACCGGACCCGTGCGAGGGTTCGCCGTCACCCTGAGCATCGGCATCGTGGCCAGTCTCTTTACCGCGATCTTCGTGACCCGGATCATCTTCGATCTGCTTTACGTCCAGAAGCGCATGAAAAAGCTCAGCATCTAAATCATTGCGGGAGTCATTGAATGGAATTCATCAAGCCGGGAACCCACATCGATTTCATTGGAAGGCGTAAAATCGCGTACGTATTTTCCCTACTCATGATCTTCGCCACGATCGCTCTCCTTGTCTGGCGGGGCGGCCCCAATTACGGCGTCGACTTCTCGGGCGGCCTCCTCATCCAGGTCAAACTCGATCAGAAACGGACACCGACGGAGATCAAGACCGCCTTGGAACCCTTGGGGTTGCAGGACAGCGTTGTACAGGAATTCGGTGAGGAAGCCGAGCTGGAATATCTCATCCGTGTGCGCAAAATGGATCTGGACTTGAGCGGCCTGAGCGAAAAGGTCCAATCCGGTCTGGAGGCCCAATTCGGAACGCCTGCCGACATCCGCCGTGTGGAGATGGTCGGGCCGAAGGTCGGGGAAGACCTCCGGCAGAAGGCTTTGTTCGCCCTCTTCTACACGATCCTGATCATCGCCATTTACATTTCCGGCCGATTCGAACTGAAGTGGTTGATGAGCGGTGTCATGGCCGTCACCTTGATCTTCATCGTCTATGTCGCATCGATCTTCGGGGTGAGCGTCACCTGGCTGATCATCCTGGCTTTGCTCGTCAGCCTGGGCATGTGCTGGTTCCTGAATTTGAAATATGCGCTTGGGGCGATCATCGCCCTGATCCACGACGTCGCCATCACGATAGGGGTATTCGCCTTGACGGACCGGGAGATCTCCCTGGCCATCATCGCCGCCATCCTGACCATCGCCGGTTACTCGCTGAACGATACAATCATCGTCTTCGACCGTATACGGGAGAATCTGCGGCGTTTCAAGCGCCGGCCTTTAGGCGAAACCATCAACACCAGCATCAATGAAACCCTTAGCCGCACCATTCTAACCTCTTCCACCACCCTGGTCGTGGTCGTCGCGCTGTTCGTCCTGGGCGGCGGTGTCATCCACGACTTCGCCTTTGCGCTCCTGGTGGGAATCGGGGTGGGAACCTATTCTTCCATCTTCGTCGCCAGCCCAATTCTGCTCCTCTGGGAAGGCCGCGCAAGAGGCAAAGCCAAAGGAGCGCAGGTCCAGTCGAAATGAGAGCGGCTCTTTGGTCAAGACACGGAAAAAGAAACCTTTCCTTGCCCGGCCCCTTTTCTGGATAATGCTCCTGCTCGTCTTGGGGGGCGGCGGTGCAGGCTGGTATTTCTGGCGCAGTTTTTTCGAACACGGCGCCGAATTCCATGCCCTCGTGGTGCAGATCGATCAGGAGCAGAGACGGGTCGCCGTTGGCGAGACCCTCTTCCTGCATCCCGGAGAGCGGGTGAAGATCTTGGAAATCGCAACCAACATCCCCTTCAACCATGATCTCCGCCTGGTCAGCCCTGGTTTCGACGTCAACGCCCTGCGCTTCGAAGAGATGCCTCTGGTCTCCCTGCTGCCCGATCGAGATATTTACGATCATTATCGTTTCGAGGTCTCCGTCAAGTACCGCAATGATACGATCGGTTCTATCAACCTGAACATCAGACCCTTCCTCGAGGACTGGGCCGACAAGGCCGTGCGCACCATTTCACTCGAAGAGCGGACCGCCATCCTCCGAAAGGCCCTCGGTTTCCACCCGAACGAAAGGAAGCTTCTGCAGCTTCTCGCCGAAACCTACAAAGGCATGGCCCAGTGGCGGAAGGCCGGTGAAACGATAGAGCTCATGAATCAGGAAACCCACGATCCGGCCGTCCTCAAAGAAATCCGGGACCTCTATGCCGCTGCCGGTGATTCAGAGGCGGTGATCCGGATCCTCAAAGAGATCACCAAACGGGATCCGGAAGATATCTCAACGCTTCGGGAACTCGCTGAGGAACTGGACCGCGGCGGACGGACGGATGAGGCCGTCAGCTGTTATGAGACCCTCCTTGGACTGATACCGGAGGGGGAAGCGTTGCCGATCCATTCGAGGTTGGCCCTCATCCATGCCGAGGCCGGGCGGCACCAGGCGGCCATCGACCAGTATCTGCAGCTCGCCCGCCACCAACCCGATGACCCGAATCTCTATTACAACCTCGCCTATCTCCATGAGCAGCTCGGGCTGGAGGAAGCATCCGACGATTACCTGAAGAAGGCGCTGCAGCTGAATGCGGCGGATCGGGAAGGCCGCCTCAAACTCAGCCTTCATCTGATCGAACAGGGGCAATGGAAGGAGGCGAGGCGCTGGCTGGAAGAGGTGCTGGCCGCCGGCCCGATGGATCAGGAAGGGCTGCTGCTGATGGCCCAGGTCCTGGAAAAGCTGGGGGACGAACAGGCACTGGCGGAAATTTACCGCCGTATTGCAGCGAACAATCCCCAAAATGATACGGTGCTCTTCAACCTGGGGGTGCTCGAGTACCAGAACGGGCGGCTCGAAGAGGCTGCCAACCATCTGACCGCCTATGCTGAACGCCATCCCGAAGATGTTTCGGCCCTGACCATCCTCTTCGACCTACACCGCCGTATGGAGAATGTCACGCAGGCCGTGAATGCCGCTCGAAGCCTGATACGCCTCCAGCCCGACCATATGGTCGCTTATACGTACCTCTTCGAAAACCTGCACGACCGGAAGGATTATCAGGGCATCGTCGAGGCCTTCGAACCGGCGGTTGAGGCCAACCCAAAGGAAAAGGCCCTGCGCCAATACCTGCTGGTGGCTTACCTCGAGCTCGGAAGAGAGGATCGAGCCATGAGCACCCTGGAGGGCATTCTCGAACTCGATCCAGATAACCCCGAACTCTGGCTGAACCTTGCACGATTGCGCGAAAAGCATCGGGATGTGAAGGGGGCCATGGAGGCCTACCACCAAGTCCTCCAACGGATCCCTCAGCACCAGGAGGCCTCCGAGGCCTTCCTCCGCCTGCGGCTTGAAAACCTGGATGCCTCACCGGACTCTTGACACGTTCCCGATGAATGGACGCAAGCCCCATTACGATGTGTCTGCCGGAATCCTCTCGGAGCAGGGGAGGATCCTCATCACCCGCCGTCCCGAAGGCACCCACCTGGAGGGGCTGTGGGAATTCCCAGGAGGGAAGCAGGAGGCCGGGGAAACTCCGGAGGCCTGCCTGAAGCGCGAGATGATGGAAGAGCTCGGCATTCGTGTAAGGTTGGAGCGCCCTCTTGCAACCATCGATCACGCCTATGCCTCCAAGAGCGTCACGCTCCATTTCTTCCTGTGCACCCGAGAGGAAGGACGACCCATCGCACGCCAGGGACAGGCGATCAGGTGGGTGACCGTTCAGGAACTGGGGGCGCTTCCATTCCCCCCACCGGACTTGAAGGTCATCGACATCCTTATGAACACCTTCGAATAAGGAGGAAAACCGCCTTGATGGTTCACAGAAGCGAGGACGGATATCGAACGCTGGCCGACGGCATCCGGATGAAAACATTGGTGTACGGTGAATTGACGATCCTTTGCGAATTCAAGCTCGAAGGCGGAAAGAAACTCCCCCTGCACCACCATCCTCACGAGCAGACCGGATACGTGGTCAGCGGCCGGATCGTCCTGAGGGCGGGGGATGACTCCTTCGAGGCCGGGCCGGGTGACAGCTGGTGCATCCACAAGGATGTTCCCCATGAGGCCGAGGTCCTCACGGATGCCGTCGTTGTGGAGGTCTTTTCGCCGGTGAGGGAAGACTATCTTCCCTGAATCCGATCTTTTTCGCCCAACCCGAATCACATACGGAGAAAGCAGGCACCGCGTGTACGTGGACACCATCACCATTCTGCACAGCCGGTTCCCCAGAAGGGAATCCTATCCATTCAATGTTCCGGCTTTGAGCTGCACCGATCGCCTCGATCTGCGGGATCGTGCGGTGTTCCTCGTCGGCGACAACGGAAGCGGCAAATCGACTCTGCTCGAAGCCGTTGCGCGCAGATACGGCCTGACGGTTTGGGGAGGCGAAAAAACCCACACCGCGCACCGGAACCCCTTCAGCAAATCGCTGCATCACTTTCTCAGCATGGAGGGGACGTGGGAATGGGGGGGGATCGTGAAGGGGTTTTTCTTCAGGGCCGAAAGCTTCTTCAACTTTGCAGCCTTTATCGACGATATGAGCCTCACGGACAGAAATCTTCTGGATTATTACGGCGGGCGTTCGCTGCACCAGCAATCGCATGGGGAGGCGTTTCTTTCGTTCTTCGAACATCGCTGCCGCCTCCCGGGCCTCTATCTGCTCGATGAACCGGAGGCGGCGCTCTCACCCCGCAACCAGCTCCAATTCATCTTCATCCTCCATCGGGCTCTCGCCCGCCCGGCGACGCAGTTCATCATCGCCACGCACTCGCCCATTCTCCTAAGTTATCCGAAGGCCCAGATTCTGAGCTGCGATCATGCCCCCATCGAGGAAATCGCGTATCAACAGACAAAATCCTACCGCTTCTACAAGGATTTTCTTGAGGACCCAACAGCTTTTTTAAAAGACTTCGAATAGCCGTTCGGCCGTCCTCGCCTGCAAGCCTCTTTCGAATCCCTGTCCCTACTACGGACGGTCGGCCTTCTTCTCGTGCCACTCGTCCATTCTTTTATTCGAATCCCCGTCCCTACGAACGGCCGCCCACCAGGAGCACCATTTCGTACGTCCTCCGTCTCCCCCAAGGCCGGTGGGCATCATCTGCTGTGATCGCCGGGGTCAA harbors:
- the secD gene encoding Protein translocase subunit SecD, which translates into the protein MSKSLSWRSALAGLVLLAALIYLTPSLTSTLPDWWSRVLPDDRIRLGLDLQGGIHLVLEVEVDKAVESHLERTVEELKGDLRKEKLRYQAIERTGLDGIEVMMMRAEDVQTFRDTVGMIYSDFDIKTGGEEDGHPVMLLMLQANARKRIKEMAVDQALETIRNRIDQFGVTEPEIRPQEDHRILVQLPGVSDPKRAIELIGKTALLEFKLVDEDHSLDEALEGNIPPGSEILYESPPATGSPDRRRIPYLLKKRAVLTGEYITDARVAIDSQYNEPYVSLSFDTRGARLFEQITGENIKKRLAIVLDNNVYSAPVIQDKIAGGKAQITGRFTMDEAKDLAIVLRAGALPAPVKILEERTVGPSLGMDSIQKGIKSMLIGGLIVILFMAIYYNLSGLIADLALVLNMIFIMAGLSFFGATLTLPGIAGIILTIGMSVDANVLIFERIREESRLGKTPRAAIEAGYGKALVTILDAQVTTLIGALILFQFGTGPVRGFAVTLSIGIVASLFTAIFVTRIIFDLLYVQKRMKKLSI
- the secF gene encoding Protein translocase subunit SecF; its protein translation is MEFIKPGTHIDFIGRRKIAYVFSLLMIFATIALLVWRGGPNYGVDFSGGLLIQVKLDQKRTPTEIKTALEPLGLQDSVVQEFGEEAELEYLIRVRKMDLDLSGLSEKVQSGLEAQFGTPADIRRVEMVGPKVGEDLRQKALFALFYTILIIAIYISGRFELKWLMSGVMAVTLIFIVYVASIFGVSVTWLIILALLVSLGMCWFLNLKYALGAIIALIHDVAITIGVFALTDREISLAIIAAILTIAGYSLNDTIIVFDRIRENLRRFKRRPLGETINTSINETLSRTILTSSTTLVVVVALFVLGGGVIHDFAFALLVGIGVGTYSSIFVASPILLLWEGRARGKAKGAQVQSK
- a CDS encoding hypothetical protein (Evidence 5 : Unknown function), translating into MVKTRKKKPFLARPLFWIMLLLVLGGGGAGWYFWRSFFEHGAEFHALVVQIDQEQRRVAVGETLFLHPGERVKILEIATNIPFNHDLRLVSPGFDVNALRFEEMPLVSLLPDRDIYDHYRFEVSVKYRNDTIGSINLNIRPFLEDWADKAVRTISLEERTAILRKALGFHPNERKLLQLLAETYKGMAQWRKAGETIELMNQETHDPAVLKEIRDLYAAAGDSEAVIRILKEITKRDPEDISTLRELAEELDRGGRTDEAVSCYETLLGLIPEGEALPIHSRLALIHAEAGRHQAAIDQYLQLARHQPDDPNLYYNLAYLHEQLGLEEASDDYLKKALQLNAADREGRLKLSLHLIEQGQWKEARRWLEEVLAAGPMDQEGLLLMAQVLEKLGDEQALAEIYRRIAANNPQNDTVLFNLGVLEYQNGRLEEAANHLTAYAERHPEDVSALTILFDLHRRMENVTQAVNAARSLIRLQPDHMVAYTYLFENLHDRKDYQGIVEAFEPAVEANPKEKALRQYLLVAYLELGREDRAMSTLEGILELDPDNPELWLNLARLREKHRDVKGAMEAYHQVLQRIPQHQEASEAFLRLRLENLDASPDS
- the mutT gene encoding 8-oxo-dGTP diphosphatase, with protein sequence MNGRKPHYDVSAGILSEQGRILITRRPEGTHLEGLWEFPGGKQEAGETPEACLKREMMEELGIRVRLERPLATIDHAYASKSVTLHFFLCTREEGRPIARQGQAIRWVTVQELGALPFPPPDLKVIDILMNTFE
- a CDS encoding Cupin 2 conserved barrel domain-containing protein, giving the protein MMVHRSEDGYRTLADGIRMKTLVYGELTILCEFKLEGGKKLPLHHHPHEQTGYVVSGRIVLRAGDDSFEAGPGDSWCIHKDVPHEAEVLTDAVVVEVFSPVREDYLP
- a CDS encoding putative ATPase (Evidence 3 : Putative function from multiple computational evidences) — translated: MYVDTITILHSRFPRRESYPFNVPALSCTDRLDLRDRAVFLVGDNGSGKSTLLEAVARRYGLTVWGGEKTHTAHRNPFSKSLHHFLSMEGTWEWGGIVKGFFFRAESFFNFAAFIDDMSLTDRNLLDYYGGRSLHQQSHGEAFLSFFEHRCRLPGLYLLDEPEAALSPRNQLQFIFILHRALARPATQFIIATHSPILLSYPKAQILSCDHAPIEEIAYQQTKSYRFYKDFLEDPTAFLKDFE